A region of the Candidatus Nanopelagicales bacterium genome:
ATGCCTCGGCCCCGACGACCGCGAAGGTGGATGACTCAATGACGGGCTGGAACCACGCCTCAATCCCGTCGTCGGCGATCGCCTGTCGGATGAGCGTCTCAGTGGCCAGCCGGTCTGTCATCTTGCGTTCGAGCGCTTCGGAGTAGAACACGACGGCTGGATCTGGCCGACCTTTGGCTTCTAGGAGCGCAACATCTGCGCGCAGTACCACTCCTTCCGGATCGGTTGCTGGCCACGTCTGCAGGGCCACTCCGATGTCGATGCCGAGCGTGTCGAATGCATCCCCCAACGGCATCGCCTCACTGACTCTCTCGGTGATCGACTCGGTCAGTCGATCGACCATCGCCGACTCATCCGCACGGTGAATTAGGACGACGAATTCGTCGCCACCGAAACGCGCAACCAAGCCTGCGCCACCGACAGCCGACTCGATGCGCCGAGCGGCTTCGACCAACGCACCGTCACCAGCAGCGTGGCCGAGGGTGTCGTTGATCTGCTTGAAACCGCGCAGATCGCAGAACAAGACCGCCCTGGTCACCCAAGCACCGCGAATGTTGCCCAGTGGCGGACTAACGATGTGTTCAAGCATGGCTCGCCGATTGGTCAGGCCCGTGAGCCAGTCCTGGCTGAGTTCGGCGGCCAACTCCACTCGAGCATTTCGGTACGCCTCGGCGATTGATCCCGCCGCGTATGCGCTCAGACATGTCAGCACCAGGAAGACCTGCGTGGAGAACAAGAGCCGATCATTCTGATCTGTTCCTTGGAACAGACCCAGATTCTGTGTCGCGGCGATTGCACCGATGGTGACGGTAATAGAGGCGACAACGCCCGCAGCCGAAATTCCGAATCGGATCGCGATCCAGGCGAGTAGCGGCACCAGCAATGCGACTTTGAACGGCACGCTGTCTATTTGGATCTGGGTGAGGAATACCCAGCAGGCAACCAGAGTGACCACAACGGCGTTGCCGAGGTACTCAGCGACCCGTTTCCAACGAATGCCGGGGGGACGGCGGAATGCCAGGAAGATCGGCGCCGCGATCAAGATGCCGGACATGTCGCCGAGCCACCACGCAAAGAAGTTGTCTACCCACTGCCCGCCGAACGATCCACTCACCGCGAGCCCGCCCACTGTGGCGGTCAGCAGGACCACCAGGATCGTCAGGGCCGTGAACTTCACCAACTCGACTGGTCGACGCAGTTCAGTTGCGCCAACCACTTTCAGCGCGAGGCCGAGCAGGACCGCTTCCGTCGTTGTTGCGACCACCCACAGCGGAGTTGTTCCGAGCGTGACTCCCTCAAATACTTGGGTGCCCACAAACTCGGCGACTGCTAGTGCGCCCGCGGCCGCTGGTACCCAGCGCATTGGCAACCGAGCGACGAGAGCGACAAAAACGGCGACCGGCATCCAAAAGACCGCGACATGCAATTCGGGGGAAAAGACGGTCGTTCGTGCGATAGGCACCAATGCAAGGTAGAGCACGAACGCGCCCACGATCAGGAGGCGTTCGTCTACGTGGTTCGGCAGATCGGCTGTGGGCGGCTGTTTGCGCGCAGCGACGGATGGCGGACTACTCACAGCCACCTCCGACACCCGAACGCTGCAGCCAAAAGTGATCTTGCATCTCCACAAATCACTTGAATTGCTGCGCCCACTGTGCCCGCAGATCGCGCTTGTAGCCACTTGAACCCTTCGATTCGGCAATTTCAAGCGCTACGCAACGGCCGAGTGCTGTCAGAGAACCCGAAGTAGCTCGAACATCCGACGGTTGGCCGGGGTCTGACCCCCGCCGTTTGAGGTGGCCAGCCTCAGACGAGGTCTACCGCATTGACGGCTTCAGCACCGATGCCAGCAGCGATCTGGTCGAGCACGTCGGTGGGG
Encoded here:
- a CDS encoding EAL domain-containing protein yields the protein MSSPPSVAARKQPPTADLPNHVDERLLIVGAFVLYLALVPIARTTVFSPELHVAVFWMPVAVFVALVARLPMRWVPAAAGALAVAEFVGTQVFEGVTLGTTPLWVVATTTEAVLLGLALKVVGATELRRPVELVKFTALTILVVLLTATVGGLAVSGSFGGQWVDNFFAWWLGDMSGILIAAPIFLAFRRPPGIRWKRVAEYLGNAVVVTLVACWVFLTQIQIDSVPFKVALLVPLLAWIAIRFGISAAGVVASITVTIGAIAATQNLGLFQGTDQNDRLLFSTQVFLVLTCLSAYAAGSIAEAYRNARVELAAELSQDWLTGLTNRRAMLEHIVSPPLGNIRGAWVTRAVLFCDLRGFKQINDTLGHAAGDGALVEAARRIESAVGGAGLVARFGGDEFVVLIHRADESAMVDRLTESITERVSEAMPLGDAFDTLGIDIGVALQTWPATDPEGVVLRADVALLEAKGRPDPAVVFYSEALERKMTDRLATETLIRQAIADDGIEAWFQPVIESSTFAVVGAEALARIRTADGVIHGPGEFIEVAEASGLIVALGRVMLRQALDWLHDRSGSQPDSQVAVNLAVLQLLDVDFVTFVKRELADRDIAPNRLILEVTERALLDPESRAVSVLEELDALGVRLSIDDFGTGYASLSALRVMPADIIKVDRSFVRGMVENPHDRAIVEAVIRISHDLGRVVVAEGVETIAQLEIVRELGAEYIQGYHFGRPVPASQFDSPTIPAPRECSPPVAVEPS